A single Comamonas sp. NLF-1-9 DNA region contains:
- the hemN gene encoding oxygen-independent coproporphyrinogen III oxidase yields the protein MPTITPELISRFDVPGPRYTSYPTADRFVEAFGEEDYRHALAQRQLGTSLAAQPLSLYVHLPFCESLCYYCACNKIITKHHERAAPYLAYVERELDLHVKHLGGPGQSVSQLHFGGGTPTFLNDEELADLMAMLRRRFAFAPKGEYSIEIDPRTISAERLQTIRDLGFNRLSFGVQDFDPEVQKAVHRVQPAEQVFELVAAARRIGFDSINADLIYGLPKQTPESFARTIAQMAELRPDRIALYAYAHLPARVKSQRHIKTADIPVANHKVAMLSHSIAAFEEVGYVYIGMDHFALPGDSLAVAKRQGRLHRNFQGYSTQPDCDLISLGISAIGKVGATYSQNAKDLLQYQDMLDHGHLPIVRGVALSHDDVLRRAVINALMCQGRVQFESVEAAHLIDFRTTFASELARLRAMHDDGLVHLSANAIEVTPMGWFFVRGIAMVFDKYLQARESRAQYSKIL from the coding sequence CTTCGTCGAAGCCTTCGGCGAAGAAGACTACCGCCACGCGCTCGCCCAGCGCCAGCTCGGCACGAGCCTGGCGGCGCAGCCGCTGTCGCTGTACGTGCACCTGCCGTTTTGCGAGTCGCTGTGCTATTACTGCGCCTGCAACAAGATCATCACCAAGCACCACGAGCGCGCCGCGCCCTATCTGGCCTACGTCGAGCGCGAGCTCGACCTGCACGTCAAGCACCTGGGCGGGCCCGGCCAGAGCGTGAGCCAGCTGCACTTCGGCGGCGGCACGCCCACCTTCCTGAACGACGAGGAACTGGCCGACCTCATGGCCATGCTGCGCCGGCGCTTTGCCTTCGCGCCCAAGGGTGAATACTCGATAGAGATAGATCCGCGCACCATCAGCGCCGAGCGGCTGCAGACCATCCGCGATCTGGGCTTCAACCGCCTGAGCTTTGGCGTGCAGGACTTCGACCCCGAGGTGCAGAAGGCGGTGCACCGCGTGCAGCCGGCCGAGCAGGTCTTCGAGCTGGTCGCGGCGGCGCGGCGCATCGGCTTTGATTCGATCAATGCCGACCTGATCTACGGCCTGCCCAAGCAGACGCCCGAATCGTTCGCCCGCACCATCGCGCAGATGGCCGAGCTGCGGCCCGACCGCATCGCGCTCTATGCCTATGCCCACCTGCCCGCACGGGTGAAGTCGCAGCGCCACATCAAGACGGCGGACATTCCGGTGGCCAACCACAAGGTGGCCATGCTTTCGCACTCCATCGCCGCGTTTGAAGAGGTCGGCTACGTCTACATCGGCATGGACCATTTCGCGCTGCCGGGCGACTCGCTCGCCGTGGCCAAGCGCCAGGGGCGGCTGCACCGCAACTTCCAGGGCTATAGCACCCAGCCCGACTGCGACCTGATCTCGCTGGGCATCTCGGCCATAGGCAAGGTCGGCGCGACCTACAGCCAGAACGCCAAGGACTTGCTGCAATACCAGGACATGCTCGACCACGGGCATCTGCCCATCGTGCGCGGCGTGGCCCTGAGCCACGACGACGTGCTGCGCCGCGCGGTGATCAATGCGCTGATGTGCCAGGGCCGCGTGCAGTTCGAGTCGGTGGAAGCGGCGCACCTGATCGACTTTCGCACCACCTTCGCCAGCGAGCTCGCGCGCCTGCGCGCAATGCACGACGACGGCCTGGTGCACCTGAGCGCCAATGCCATCGAGGTCACCCCCATGGGCTGGTTCTTCGTGCGCGGCATCGCCATGGTGTTCGACAAATACCTGCAGGCGCGCGAGAGCCGCGCGCAGTATTCCAAGATCCTTTGA